ACAATGATCAAAAGCCGAAAATATCTCTTCGCCGGGTGGATAACACGTTTGTGTATGGTACTCCTGTGCTACAAAATCTGTAAGTGATTTAAAATATGGCTTATCAAATTCTTCCCTAAGTTCTTGCTTCCAGCTTGCTTCTATTTTTACGTGCATTATCCGTATTTTTGTTAAGAAGTTTGTTCTTATTATTAGACAACCCAAAGCTATAGAAAAAGAAAATAATTACAAGAGTCGTTTGTGGCTCTATTACGCTTTCGCGAAAGCGAGATCCCTATGATAAAGATCACTAATAAAACATTACAAGATTTAGAGTTTGATACTGTATGTGAGCAAGTCTCAGAGCGCTGTACTACAGACAAAGGTAAGGCAAAGGCACTAGCTATAGAGCCATACCCTACTCCTAAACAAGCAATTTTTGGGCTTCATCAAACTAATGAATATCTATCTTCTCGCACTGCAGATGCCGCGATACCTAATCATGGTTTTGACAGTCTTGATCATGAGGTGAAGTATCTTGCTATTGAAGATAGTACCTTAGAAAAAGGGAGTTTTAAAAAGCTCGCTAGTATTTCTGAGACTGTAAATATTCACCTCAAATTCTTTAAAAAATTTGAGGAGCTCTACCCTACTTTATATAATACGGTAAGAGAGACAGAATACACTACAGATATTATTGATACCATCACGCGCATTATTGATAAATACGGCGAGGTACGTGATGATGCAACTCCTACGCTTGGAACATTGCGTAGAGCAATTAACCAAACCAAAGGACGCATCAATTCTAGTTTTGCTAGCGCTTTAGGTCAATATGCCGGTTATGGATACCTAGATGATATACGAGAGACTATTGTAGATAATGTGCGCGTGCTTGCTGTTACTGCAATGCATAGACGTAAAGTCAAAGGTTCTATTATGGGAAGCTCAAAGACTGGAAGTATTACCTACATCCAGCCAGAAGCGACATTGCAGGCACAAAGAGAACTTAATAATCTCGTTTTTGAAGAAGATGAGGAGGTAAAACGCATACTCAAAGAGCTCACAAATAGCATGCGACCTTATATTCCGCTTTTTGAGGAATACCAAGAGTTACTAAGTGATATTGATCTGATTGCTGCCAAAATGAAGTACGCCGAAAAAATGAACGGCTTACTCCCTAAAATCACTACAGATCGCGAACTCACTATAAAAGATGCCTATCACCCATTATTGCTTTTAAGTAATAATGCTAAAAAAGAAAAAACCTACCCACAAGATATTCACCTAAATCAAGAAAGCCGCATTATTGTGATTTCTGGACCTAACGCCGGCGGTAAGAGTATTACGCTTAAAACCGTAGGATTACTTCAATTAATGTTGCAAAGTGGGATGCTCATACCTGTACACGAGTATTCTCGCATGTGCTTATTTGATAAAATCCTCACAGATATAGGTGATAATCAGAGTATAGAAAATCACTTGAGTACCTATAGTTATCGCCTTAAAAACATGAATTACTTCTTAAAGAAGTGCGATAAAAACACGCTTATTCTCATTGATGAATTTGGTACAGGATCAGATCCAGAGCTTGGTGGTGCCCTGGCAGAGACGTTTCTAGAAGTTTTTCACGAGCGCGAGGCTTTTGGAATTATTACCACACACTATGCAAATCTGAAGATGATGGCAAATGAAACGCCAGAGATTGTAAATGCAAATATGCTTTTTGATGCGCGCACGCTGGAGCCGCTATTTAAATTACATATGGGAGAAGCTGGTAGCTCTTTTACCTTTGAGGTAGCACAAAAAAATGGCATCCCCTACTCGCTTATTAATCGCTCAAAGAAAAAGGTAGAGCGTGGCAAAATACGTTTTGACAAGAGTATAGCAAACCTACAAAAGGAACGCAGCAAGCTATCAAAAACTACGAGTTCGCTTAAAGCGAAAGAACAACAAGCAGCAAAAGAAAAAGCACAGCTTGCCGAAATAAATGAGAAAGTACAAAGTAAGCTAGAGGCGTATCAAGAACTGTATGACAGCAATCAGCGCTTGATTTATCTAGGTACGAAGCTGGATGGAATCAGTAAAAAATTCTATCACGATAAGAAAAAACGCGACCTCATGGACGAGTTCATGAAAATCGTACAAATAGAAAATAGCAAGCGCAAAAAACAAAGTGCTAAACAAGCAAAAGCCGAAAAAGCAAAAGAGCAAGCCACAAAAAAGGAAGCCGAAAAACACGTAAAAGTAATACGCGAGAAAAAGAAAGAGGCTAAGAAAAAAGAACCCGAAGCAGTAAAACCAAAGGTGACTTTAAAAGAAGGAGATCGCGTGCGTATGTTTGATGGGAAGGCTGTTGGTGTTATTGATAATATAGAAAAAGGTAAAGCCACTGTAGATTACGGGATGTTTACTACAAATGTCTCTCTGGAGCAACTAGAACTTGTACAACGCAAGAAGAAGAATGCAAAATAAAAACATCATCCTTTTTGACGGAGTTTGCAACTTGTGCAACGGCGCCATCACTTTTATCATACAACGTGATAAAAATGATGTGTTTAGATATGCGCCTTTGCAAAGCGAAGTAGGAAAAGAACTTGCTGTAAAGCATCATATAGACCTCAATAAGGTAGACTCTATTATTTTAGTGACTGAAGACAAAGCCTTTGCAAAGTCTACGGCTGCTCTTCGTATTGCAAAACAACTCTCTGGTGGATGGCCTTTGCTTGCTGTGTTTTTAATTCTCCCGAGGTTTTTGCGTGATGCGGTTTATGACTTTATTGCCCGCAATCGTTATAAATGGTTTGGGAAAAAAGATGCCTGCATGATTCCTACTCCGGAGCTTAAGAGTAAGTTTTTAGATTATGAGCAGCCACAATAGTTCGTTCACTCATTGAGATGACCCACTCACTCAATAGTCATTTTATTTCCAATGGTGTACTTATAGATTTGACCAACTATAAAAATCACACCAATGAAAAGATTTACAATATTACTCGTCTTTTGTTTGATAGGTTACGCTTTCGCGAAAGCGTCTACAAACCCACCGCAAACTAAAAATACTAACCTATCAAAAGTAACTGTCTACTTAAGCGGCGCTCAAATAGAGCGCACTGCAGAAGTTTTGGTAACTGAGGGAACAAATAGCTTTCTATTTGATAATCTGTCCAACGATATTGATGAGAGCAGCATCCAGATCTCTGGCTTAAAAAACGCTTCTATATTATCTATTAACTTCGGAATTAACTATCTCACAGAACAACTCAATACGAAGAAAGTAGACAGTTTACGAAGTTTAAAAACTAAACTTGAGACGGATATCCTCAAACTCAACAGTCTTATGAGTGGTTTGCACAAAGAGGAGGAAGTAATTACAGCAAACCAACGATTAGGTAGCAACACCACAGAAATAGACCTAACTAAAATCAAGGAGCTATCTACTTACTACAGAAAACGTGTAACCGAAATTAAAAATGGAATCCTCGATGCTGAAATTGAAAAAACAACCTTACAACGTCGTGTAAATGATCTTACGAAGCAATTTAACGAGCTTAACATCTCAGAAGAAAAAAGTAAAGGACAAATTACTCTAAAACTCAACGGTGAGCAGAGAGAGACATTAAAACTTAAGATCACATATAATGTGAGTGAAGCAGGATGGTATCCAGAATATGACTTAAAAGCAATTGCAACAGATGCACCATTACAATTATCTTACAAAGCCCATTTGTATCAAAAAACAGGAATAGACTGGGATGATGTAAATCTGGTATTATCAACAGGAGATCCTAACACTAATAATCTTAAGCCAACTATTGATACAAAGTACTTACGTTTTGTAAATCGAAATTATCGTAATAATAGTACAACGACTCGCGCATACAATTATAAATACAACCCAACCATTAAAACCATCACAGGAATAGTTACTGAAGATAATGGACCGTTACCTGGCGCAAATGTTATAGTAAAAGGAACAACAAACGGAACGCAAACAGACTTTGATGGAAAATACACACTTCAAGTAAATGAAGGAGAAACGCTAGCGTTTTCCTTTGTAGGCTTTAAAACTAAGGAAATTCCTATTCACGCTAGTATTATCAATGCAAACTTAGAAACAGATAATGCGCTGGACGAAGTCGTAATTACTGCTTATGGTACATCCAGATCTCAAAAAAGTCTATCATATGCAGTTACCACTGTAGAATCTGAAGATATTAGTAGTACTTTACAGGGAAAAGCTGCAGGAGTGCAAATACGCGGGGCAAGTAGTATCACAACGGCTACAGGTGATCAAAAAACAGAAGGAATTACAACAACCACATTTGAAATCAATAAAAAATACTCAATTGAGTCTGATGGAGATGTGACCGTAATAGAAATTGATAAGTTTGAAGTACCAGCAACCTATGAATACTTTGTCGCTCCTGCTATAAATGAGAATGTATTTCTTACAGCTTCTATAAAAGACTGGGTGCGTTATAGTTTACTTCCTGGAGAGGCAAATATTTATTTTGAAGGTAGCTTTTCTGGTAAAACCTATATCAATCCGCTAGAGACTACGGAGGAATTATCTGTGTCACTCGGAGTTGATCCTAATATTATTGTGAAGCGCAAACAGCTAGATAATTTCAAGTCTACTTCTTTTATTGGTTCGCAACGTATTGTCGACATGGCGTACTCAACAACAGTGAAGAATAATAAAAGTACAGGTATCAATCTAAAGATGGTAGATCGTGTTCCTGTATCACAAAACAAGGAAATCAAAGTAGATGATATTGAAACTTCAGATGCTTCTTATGATAAGGATACAGGTTTACTAGAATGGACTATAAACCTTGCACCATCAGATAGCTCTAAAAAGGAATTCAGATACGAACTAAAATATCCTAAACATAAGAGAGTAAATCTTTAGTAATTATAAAAATACGTGTCTATCAAATATAATAGGCTGCTAAATGTATAATTCATTTCACCTTTTCGCGAAAGCGTAAACACCTATAAACACTACACGTAACAAGGTTATTCTATTTCTGGCACGCTGATTGCGAACTAACTAACAAGCGCATACCGAAAGACGGTAACGTATCAACCCTAATACTTTTATATTATGAAAAAGCTATTAATCGCAGTATTGTTTCTAGGAGGAATGACTGCACAAGCAAACACAGTGACAGATCTCGATCACACTACAGAAAGAGGGCCACGTTACAATGTACCACAGTCTATCACATTTACAGAAGGTGGTGTTGAATTTGAAGTTTTTATAAGTGGACAGTTTGATTTTGCTCGTTCTGGAGAACGTTTTCAAATTCGCAATCAAGGTCGCAGAGGATATGCTCAAAGTGCACCAGGTACAACTTACGGAGTGAGTTTTCCATACAGAGGTAACAGCTTTGTAAAATATGATTGTCGCGGAGACATCTATCAAGTAGGCCGTAATGTGATAAACTATAACCGAAAAGGAAAAGTAAATCAAATAGGCACGGTAGCACTTCGTTATGAAAATGGCAAACTAGCTCGTGTAGGCGACATGCACGTTATTTATAACAGAAGCGGCCGTATTGTAAAGCTTTCAAGATTTGCACGCGGAAACAACGCACTTTATAAAGCAAATAAAATAAAAGTAAATACTAAAAATAATAAGCGTCTCAGAGGTTAGAAATAATTCCGAAGATGACTAAACGATAACTTTGGTTGGTTTTTTAAAGCCTCGGTCTGTTTCATTACAGGCTGGGGTTTTTCTATGTAATGAATTAGCTTCTTTTTCTAACGATGTTGAGTACTTTATCCATAGCAACGTTAATGTCGTGGGATAACTTTAGAACATAAGAAATCGCAAGGTAACTTAATGCAATAATGGAACCTTTCAAGGCTATAGCTATTATAGGATGTATACCAAAATCCCAAAAATAACATAGACAAAACACACCTATAATTAGCCCAAAAGTCTTGAGCGAATTCTTTGAAAATGGCTGCATTTTAAATTTAGATTGTACCACAAAAAGTTTAGCAACCGAGTATCCTACTGTGGCAATAAGCGTTGCCACTCCAGCACCATTAATCCCTAATACTGGGATTAAAATCATATTTAATATAATTGCTACAATCACGGCAACCACACCTATTACTAGCACGATGCGATAATAATCACTATTAAAAATGATTGCATTGTTGATCCCAAGGCAGTTATCTAATAGTTTTGAAGCGCTTATAAATAGTACCACATACAAGCCAGTAGCATACTCTGGACCTACAATTAAGTAC
The genomic region above belongs to Dokdonia sp. Dokd-P16 and contains:
- a CDS encoding endonuclease MutS2, coding for MIKITNKTLQDLEFDTVCEQVSERCTTDKGKAKALAIEPYPTPKQAIFGLHQTNEYLSSRTADAAIPNHGFDSLDHEVKYLAIEDSTLEKGSFKKLASISETVNIHLKFFKKFEELYPTLYNTVRETEYTTDIIDTITRIIDKYGEVRDDATPTLGTLRRAINQTKGRINSSFASALGQYAGYGYLDDIRETIVDNVRVLAVTAMHRRKVKGSIMGSSKTGSITYIQPEATLQAQRELNNLVFEEDEEVKRILKELTNSMRPYIPLFEEYQELLSDIDLIAAKMKYAEKMNGLLPKITTDRELTIKDAYHPLLLLSNNAKKEKTYPQDIHLNQESRIIVISGPNAGGKSITLKTVGLLQLMLQSGMLIPVHEYSRMCLFDKILTDIGDNQSIENHLSTYSYRLKNMNYFLKKCDKNTLILIDEFGTGSDPELGGALAETFLEVFHEREAFGIITTHYANLKMMANETPEIVNANMLFDARTLEPLFKLHMGEAGSSFTFEVAQKNGIPYSLINRSKKKVERGKIRFDKSIANLQKERSKLSKTTSSLKAKEQQAAKEKAQLAEINEKVQSKLEAYQELYDSNQRLIYLGTKLDGISKKFYHDKKKRDLMDEFMKIVQIENSKRKKQSAKQAKAEKAKEQATKKEAEKHVKVIREKKKEAKKKEPEAVKPKVTLKEGDRVRMFDGKAVGVIDNIEKGKATVDYGMFTTNVSLEQLELVQRKKKNAK
- a CDS encoding thiol-disulfide oxidoreductase DCC family protein, with product MQNKNIILFDGVCNLCNGAITFIIQRDKNDVFRYAPLQSEVGKELAVKHHIDLNKVDSIILVTEDKAFAKSTAALRIAKQLSGGWPLLAVFLILPRFLRDAVYDFIARNRYKWFGKKDACMIPTPELKSKFLDYEQPQ
- a CDS encoding DUF4139 domain-containing protein, with the translated sequence MKRFTILLVFCLIGYAFAKASTNPPQTKNTNLSKVTVYLSGAQIERTAEVLVTEGTNSFLFDNLSNDIDESSIQISGLKNASILSINFGINYLTEQLNTKKVDSLRSLKTKLETDILKLNSLMSGLHKEEEVITANQRLGSNTTEIDLTKIKELSTYYRKRVTEIKNGILDAEIEKTTLQRRVNDLTKQFNELNISEEKSKGQITLKLNGEQRETLKLKITYNVSEAGWYPEYDLKAIATDAPLQLSYKAHLYQKTGIDWDDVNLVLSTGDPNTNNLKPTIDTKYLRFVNRNYRNNSTTTRAYNYKYNPTIKTITGIVTEDNGPLPGANVIVKGTTNGTQTDFDGKYTLQVNEGETLAFSFVGFKTKEIPIHASIINANLETDNALDEVVITAYGTSRSQKSLSYAVTTVESEDISSTLQGKAAGVQIRGASSITTATGDQKTEGITTTTFEINKKYSIESDGDVTVIEIDKFEVPATYEYFVAPAINENVFLTASIKDWVRYSLLPGEANIYFEGSFSGKTYINPLETTEELSVSLGVDPNIIVKRKQLDNFKSTSFIGSQRIVDMAYSTTVKNNKSTGINLKMVDRVPVSQNKEIKVDDIETSDASYDKDTGLLEWTINLAPSDSSKKEFRYELKYPKHKRVNL